The DNA region AGGTGGATCCGGTGGGCAAGGTGGTCTACCCGACCTTTACCGCCATCGCGCGCCAGGCGCCCCACCCCAACGCGGCCAAGCTGTTTACCGCCTACCTGCTCGGCAGCCTCGAGCTGAACAAGGACTCGAAGATCGAGAAGCCCTACGACAAGGGCGCCAGCATGGCCCTGTTGCAGGGTCTGGCGCCCTATTTCGACCCGGGCACGGTGAGCCCGCGGAGCGACGTGCCGCTGCCGGCGGGCGGCGAGATCTGGGACGAGATGGAGGGCTGGAACGTGGATGCCGGATACATGTGGAAGCACGGACCCAAGGTCCGGGACTTCTGGACGGTGCACTCGAGCAAATAGCCAGGAATGGAGGAAATCCATCTGACAGGCATCCGGAAGTCGTACGGCAAGGAAGTCGCCGTACGGCATCTGGACCTGACCGTGGAGCCGGGCGCCTTCCTGACCATTCTCGGTCCCTCCGGTTGCGGCAAGACCACGACGTTGCGCGTGATCGCCGGGCTGGAGGAGCCCGAGGCCGGAGAAATCCGGTTCGGCGACAGACTCATCTTCTCCCGCCAGAAGGGCGTGATCGTTCCTCCCGAAAGCCGTAACCTCGGGCTCATATTCCAGAGCTACGCGCTCTGGCCCCATATGACGGTGGAGCGGAACATCACGCTCGGCCTGAACCAGATGCGCCTGAGCGCGGGCGAGACCGCCGAGCGCCTCGAAGCCGCGCTCGAGAAAGTGCAGATGAAGCCGTACCAGCTCCGCTACCCGTCGGAGCTGTCCGGCGGCCAGCAGCAGCGGGTGGCCCTCGCGCGCATGATCGCCTCGCGCTCGTCCATCCTGCTGATGGACGAGCCGCTGTCCAACCTCGACGCCAAGCTGCGTACGGAAATGCGCGGCGAACTCAAGCGGCTGCACCGCGACATCGAAGCCACCACCGTCTACGTGACCCACGACCAGATCGAGGCCCTGACGCTTTCCGACATCGTCGTGGTCATGGACAAGGGCTTGGTCATGCAACAGGGCACGCCGTATGAAATCTATCACCATCCGGCGAACCTGTTCGTCGCCGATTTCATCGGCGATCCCGGCATCAACCGGTTTACCGGCACCATCAGCCGGAAGAACGGAGAGGTGGGCCTCGATTGCAGCGGCCTGTGGCTGCCGATCCCCGGCCACCCGCCCGCGAACGCAAAGAGCCTCGTCGCCACCATTCGCCCGGAAAGGATCCATGTATCGACCGAGGCCAGGGAAGGCTGGCTGAAGGTGACGCTGGAATCGGTTCAGCCGAAGGGGGCCGACACGATCCTGCAAGCCCGGACCGAGAACTATTCCATAACGCTCCTGCAACCGGGATTCATACGGATGGACCTCGGCGACCCGCTGTGGATCGACTTCGACGCGGAGTCGATGAACTTCTTCGATGTCGAATCCGAAACCAATCTCTTCAATCAAGGCGCGCCCGCCTGAGCGGAAGAACGGAAGTCCTGACCCATGTCGTTGGATACGGCCCCTTCCGGCAGCCGGCCTCCGGTCTTTTCCCGGAGCAACATCGCCTACCACCTCTACCGGCTGCTGAACCAGCCGGAAAAGATCCTGGGTCTCCTGTGCCTGGCCGTCCTGTCCGTGCTGGTGTTGGGGCCGCTTTTCGAAATCATCCACGACGCGCTGGTGTACCAGAGCTATGACCTCGCCTACAGGCCGGAGGCGAAGGTCGGCAGCTTCACCCTGTTCCACCTCGAACGGGTCTTCACCGGCCCGCTTTCCAGGGCGCTGTTCCTGAAGCCGCTGTTCAACAGCGTCGCCGTTGGCGTCTGCGTAACCGTTCTGGGCGTCAGCATCGGAAGCGGCCTGGCGTGGCTGATGGTGCGCACCAACATCCGCTTCAAGGGCGTGTTCGGGGCGCTTGTGGTGGTGCCGTACATGATGCCGTCGTGGGTGCTGGCGCTGGCATGGCTGAGTCTGTTCAAGAACGACCGGATCGGCGGCAACGAGGGCATGATCACCAGCTTCTTCGGCGTGCAGTCGCCCGACTGGGTCAGCTATGGCTTCTTTCCCATCGTCATCTGTCTGGCGCTGCACTACTACGCCTATGGCTATCTGCTGATGTCGGGTGCCCTGGCGACGGTGGATTCGGAGCTGGAGGAGGCGGGCGCGATCGCCGGCATGAACCGGAGCCAACGGCTGTGGCGGATTACGTTTCCGTTGCTGCTGCCCGCGTTGGGTTCCGCCGTGGTGCTCACCTTCATCCGCATCCTGGGCACCTTCGGGACGCCGGCCCTGCTGGGGCTGCCGGTGCGTTTCTTTACCTTTTCGACCCAGATCTACGCCTCGCTGAACGCGCGCAACAGCGGCGACGCTTTCGTCCTCGCCTTGGTGCTGATCGTCATGGCGATCACCTTCATCTGGATCAACAGCCGGGTCATCGGAATTCGGAAGAGCTTCGTGACCCTCACCGGCAAGGGTTTCCGGCAGCGCGAAATCAAACTCGGGCTTTGGCAATGGCCGGCCACCATCGGGGTCGCCGCCTTCCTCGCCGTGACGGTCGTGCTGCCGTTGCTGATCCTGCTCTGGGAATCCCTGATCATCACGCCGGGCGAGTATACCCTGAAGGGTTTGACGGCGCATTTCTGGATCGGCGAAAGCAACCCCGACCTCGCCTATGGCGAGCCCGGCATCATCCATTCCCCGGGCATTCTGACGGCGTTGGGAAACAGCATCAAACTGGGCGTGCTGGCGGCCGTATGCAACGGTATGCTCGGGTTGCTGGTGGGCTATGCGGCGGTTCGCGGCCGCGGCACGCTGCTGGCGCGGTGGCTCGAAGGCGTCGCCTTCGCCCCCTACATTTTCCCCTCCATCGCCCTCG from Deltaproteobacteria bacterium includes:
- a CDS encoding ABC transporter ATP-binding protein, encoding MEEIHLTGIRKSYGKEVAVRHLDLTVEPGAFLTILGPSGCGKTTTLRVIAGLEEPEAGEIRFGDRLIFSRQKGVIVPPESRNLGLIFQSYALWPHMTVERNITLGLNQMRLSAGETAERLEAALEKVQMKPYQLRYPSELSGGQQQRVALARMIASRSSILLMDEPLSNLDAKLRTEMRGELKRLHRDIEATTVYVTHDQIEALTLSDIVVVMDKGLVMQQGTPYEIYHHPANLFVADFIGDPGINRFTGTISRKNGEVGLDCSGLWLPIPGHPPANAKSLVATIRPERIHVSTEAREGWLKVTLESVQPKGADTILQARTENYSITLLQPGFIRMDLGDPLWIDFDAESMNFFDVESETNLFNQGAPA
- a CDS encoding iron ABC transporter permease gives rise to the protein MSLDTAPSGSRPPVFSRSNIAYHLYRLLNQPEKILGLLCLAVLSVLVLGPLFEIIHDALVYQSYDLAYRPEAKVGSFTLFHLERVFTGPLSRALFLKPLFNSVAVGVCVTVLGVSIGSGLAWLMVRTNIRFKGVFGALVVVPYMMPSWVLALAWLSLFKNDRIGGNEGMITSFFGVQSPDWVSYGFFPIVICLALHYYAYGYLLMSGALATVDSELEEAGAIAGMNRSQRLWRITFPLLLPALGSAVVLTFIRILGTFGTPALLGLPVRFFTFSTQIYASLNARNSGDAFVLALVLIVMAITFIWINSRVIGIRKSFVTLTGKGFRQREIKLGLWQWPATIGVAAFLAVTVVLPLLILLWESLIITPGEYTLKGLTAHFWIGESNPDLAYGEPGIIHSPGILTALGNSIKLGVLAAVCNGMLGLLVGYAAVRGRGTLLARWLEGVAFAPYIFPSIALGAIYIGMFSTPWGPLPALYGTFTILVLITVVKNLP